In the Catenulispora sp. GP43 genome, one interval contains:
- a CDS encoding SAM-dependent methyltransferase → MSETGWSSPEVDTEVATPARMYDYYLGGKDNFAADREAAEKVLKNMPKVRAFARANRAFLGRAVRGIAAEGVSQFLDIGIGLPGPGGTVASALAARPDARIVGVDNDPIVLAHARARPADSGDGAAAIVAGDLRDPASILADPRVRGMLDFERPIGVMLIAVLHFVGDDEDPYGIVKALMDAVAPGSFLALTHVTGDFDQERLAVSARAYEKSTAKLTVRSADQTAAFFDGLDLLDPGVVLLPRWRPDGPVPGDADDIWMYGALGRKK, encoded by the coding sequence ATGTCTGAGACGGGTTGGAGTTCGCCGGAGGTGGACACCGAAGTCGCCACGCCGGCGCGGATGTACGACTACTACTTGGGAGGCAAAGACAACTTCGCCGCCGACCGCGAGGCGGCCGAGAAGGTCCTGAAGAACATGCCGAAGGTGCGGGCCTTCGCGCGGGCGAACCGGGCGTTCCTCGGGCGGGCCGTGCGGGGGATCGCGGCGGAGGGCGTGTCGCAGTTCCTTGACATCGGGATCGGGTTGCCCGGCCCCGGCGGGACCGTGGCGAGTGCGCTGGCGGCGCGGCCCGACGCGCGGATCGTGGGCGTCGACAACGATCCGATCGTGCTGGCGCACGCGCGGGCCCGGCCGGCCGATTCCGGGGACGGGGCGGCGGCGATCGTGGCCGGGGATCTGCGCGATCCGGCCTCGATACTGGCCGATCCGCGCGTGCGCGGGATGCTCGACTTCGAGCGGCCGATCGGGGTGATGCTGATCGCGGTGCTGCACTTCGTCGGCGACGACGAGGATCCGTACGGCATCGTCAAGGCCCTGATGGACGCGGTGGCGCCCGGGAGCTTCCTGGCGCTGACCCACGTCACCGGCGACTTCGACCAGGAACGCCTCGCGGTGTCGGCGCGGGCCTACGAGAAGTCCACGGCCAAGCTCACGGTCCGCAGTGCCGACCAGACCGCCGCGTTCTTCGACGGTCTGGACCTGCTCGACCCCGGTGTGGTGCTGCTGCCGCGGTGGCGGCCGGACGGGCCGGTGCCCGGGGACGCCGACGACATCTGGATGTACGGGGCCCTCGGACGCAAGAAGTAA